CGCGGCTGCAAGGGTACGACTGGGCCGGCATCGCCGATGAGCTCGACGCGCACGGCGGCGCGATGCTGAAAGCCCTGCTGTCGCCGCAAGAGTGCCTGGCATTGGCCGGCATGTATGCGGACGACGAACGTTTCCGCAGCCGTGTGGTGATGGGCCAGCACGGTTTCGGCCGTGGCGAGTACCGCTATTTCGAGTACCCCCTGCCCGAACGGGTGGTCGCGCTGCGCGACGGGATCTATCCGCCGCTGGCGCCCATCGCCAACCGCTGGAACGCGGCAATGGGGTTGGCCACACGCTACCCGGCCACGCATGCCGAGTTCATCGCCCGTTGCCATGCCGCCGGCCAGCAACGTCCCACCCCGCTGCTGCTGCAGTACGGCGCCGGTGATTACAACTGCCTGCACCAGGACCTGTACGGTGAGCAGGTGTTTCCGCTGCAGCTGGCGGTCCTGCTGTCCGAGCCGGGACGCGATTTCAGCGGCGGCGAATTCGTGCTGACCGAGCAGCGCCCGCGCATGCAGTCGCGCGTCGACGTGGTGCCGCTGCGCCAGGGCGACGCGGTGCTGTTCGCGGTGCACCAGCGCCCGGTGCAGGGCACGCGCGGCAGCTACCGGGTGAACCTGCGCCACGGCATCAGTCGCGTGCGCAGTGGTCGCCGCCATACGCTCGGCATCATCTTCCACGACGCCGCATGATCACCACCGACCTGTTCGGCGCCAACCACCATCCCGTCCGTCGGGACGAGCGGCTGTGCGACGGCGCGGTGGTGCTGCGCGGCTTCGCCCTGGCGGAGGAATCGGCGTTGCTGCAGGCGGTGACGGCGATCGCGGCGCAGGCCCCGTTCCGCCATCAGCTCACGCCCGGCGGCCTGCGCATGTCGGTGGCGATGACCAATGCCGGGCCGCTGGGCTGGACCA
This genomic stretch from Rhodanobacter thiooxydans harbors:
- a CDS encoding 2OG-Fe(II) oxygenase, yielding MNAQLQASAGTGARLQGYDWAGIADELDAHGGAMLKALLSPQECLALAGMYADDERFRSRVVMGQHGFGRGEYRYFEYPLPERVVALRDGIYPPLAPIANRWNAAMGLATRYPATHAEFIARCHAAGQQRPTPLLLQYGAGDYNCLHQDLYGEQVFPLQLAVLLSEPGRDFSGGEFVLTEQRPRMQSRVDVVPLRQGDAVLFAVHQRPVQGTRGSYRVNLRHGISRVRSGRRHTLGIIFHDAA